The window GAGGGAGAGCAAGCAATGTTTATCACTGCTCATGCAATAGGCCAACAAATTGCAGTGCCTACATCAACTGTGTCTATTCACATCAATGGCAAAAGAGCAACAGCTTTGCTAGATTCAGGCAGTAGTTCCTCATTTATGAGCCAAGAATTTGCTGTAAAAGCAAATTGTCATTTAATATCAGTGAAACCTCGAATGATTGCAGTTGCTGGAGGTGGTAAACTAATATCCAAGGCAGTAGTTCCTAACTGTGACTTTCAGTTAGCCAAGCAGTCATTGCAATATAACTTCAGAGTTTTGCCCCTGCCTGGATATGATGTTATACTGGGTTATGACTGGTTCACACAAATGAGCCCAGTAGCTTTCAATATTCTAGACAATACTTTCAGTTTTACACTGCAAGGTAAAACAACAGTGACTGCTGCTATTTTCAATACTCCAGAGAAAATTAAAGAAGTGCAAGCTGAACAAATGGGAAAGTTATTAGAGAAAGGAGCTGAGGCTTTTCTATTGCAAGTGCACAATATAATTCTGCAAGCACCTGCTGGTTTCAAAACCCCTCCCCAATTACAGAAATTGCTAATGGCTTATGCAGATTTGTTTCAGGAACCCAATACCTTACCCCCAAACAGGGAGTGTGACCACACAATTCCTTTGAAACCTGGCACTGAACCTCCCCATTCCAGGCCCTACAGAGTTCCTCTACACCAGAAGAAAGAAATGGAAGAGCAAATCAAGAAATTGTTGGCAGCTCATTTTATAAGACACAGTCAAAGCCCTTATGCTGCACCTGTGATCTTGGTTAAGAAGAAAGACAACTCAATGAGGCTGTGTACTAATTTCAGGAAATTGAATTCAGTAACAATCAAAAACAAATTTCCCATTCCTGTCATAGAAGATTTACTGGATGAATTACAAGGGGCAAAGTATTTTTCCAAACTAGATCTAAGAgcaggctaccatcagatcagGATGCACCCAGATGACATACAGAAAACAGCTTTTAGAACATTCTTAGGCCACTTTGAGTACTTAGTGATGCCCTTTGGCTTATCTAATGCCCCTGGTGCTTTCCAAGCTCTGATGAACAAGATCTTTGGGCCTCATCTGAGAAAGTTTGAGCTAGTGTTCTTTGATGATATACTCATTTACAGCAAGACACTAGAGGAGCATATGGAGCATATTGAGGTTGTTTTCAAAATATTGAAAGAAAATCAGTTGTGTGCAAAACTTTCCAAGTGTGTTTTTGTTGTTCCACAAGTGGAGTACCTGGGCCATGTGATATCTGCTGAGGGAGTAGCTACTGACCCACAGAAAATCAAAGCTATTGCAGAGTGTCCAACACCTGATAATGTAACTAAATTGAGAAGTTTCTTGGGATTATCTGggtattacagaagatttatcaAGGGCTATGGGGTGATCTGTAGACCTTTGCATGATTTACTTAAAAAAGGGCAGTTCAAATGGACAAGTGCACATGATGCAGCATTCTCTCAGTTACAACAAGCACTTATTACTGCCCCAGTTCTTGCTCTGCCCAATTTTCCCTGCCTTTTGTATTGGAGACTGATGCTTCAGGGAAAGGAATAGGAGCAGTACTCATGCAGCAAGGGAGACCTTTGGCATATTATAGCTCTTCCTTGTGCCCTAGAAATGCAGCATTGTCCACCTATGAGAAAGAAGCTCTGGCTATTTTGGAAGCATTGAAAAGATGGAGACATTATCTCATTGGACATGAACTGATCATCAAAACAGATCAGCAATCTTTAAAATTTATCACTTATCAGAAAATCACTAAAGGAGTTCAGCACAAACTGATGATGAAACTTCTGGAGTTCGATTTTCAGATACAATACAAAAAAGGAATAGCCAACAGAGTGGCTGATGCTTTGTCCAGGGTTCTGCCCTCTTGTTTAGCTATATCTGTAGCCACTCCAGTTTGGGCACAAGAACTGGTAGAAGGGTATCATAAAGATCCAATCTCTAAGGAAATTTTGGAGCAACTACTGTTGCAAACAGATCATATTATGTCTGACTACAGCTTAACAGCTGGCATCATCAGATACAAAGGAAAAATCCTAGTGGGAGATTCTTCTAACCTGAGGCACAGACTGATAACTGCTTTGCACAGTTCTCCAATTAGGGGTCATTCTGGTACAAGGGCAACCTATCACAGAATCAAAAATATCTTCTATTGGCCTGGCCTTAAAGCAGCTGTGGAATCATTTATTGCAGCCTGTCCGATATGCCAAAGAGCTAAACATGAGAGCTGTTTACAGCCTGGTCTTTTGGAACCCCTGCCAATAGCTGACATGGCTTGGCAGCATGTCTCTATGGACTTTATAGAAGGATTACCAAATTCTCAAGGCAAGGAAGTCATATTGGTTGTGGTGGACAGATTTACCAAATATGCTCATTTCATAGCTCTGTCACATCCATACAATGTGATGACAGTAGCCCAAGCTTTCTTGGACAACATTATAAGGTTGCATGGTCCTCCTAAAGTCATTATATCTGACAGGGACAAAATCTTTACCAGCAAGTTGTGGAAGGATATCTTTGCAGGGATGAAAAGTGAATTGAGATATAGCACAGCTTATCATCCACAGACTGATGGTCAAACAGAAAGAGTGAATCAATGTGTGGAAACATACCTCAGGTGCATGACCACCTCTCATCCAAACAAGTGGTGTTCATGGCTACCACTAGCAGAGTTTTGGTACAATACCACTTATCATACTGCTTTGAAAATGTCTCCCTTCCAAGCCCTGTATGGTTTTCCTCCACCCTTGATCTCTGAGCTAGCAATACCAGGACCTGAAGAGGAGGAAGCTCACAACTTCCTATCTGCTAAACAACAAATGGTAGAACAGCTGAGGGAAAATTTACAGCAAGCTCAAAACAGAATGAAAAGATATGCTGACCTTAAGAGAAGTGAAAGAGTGTTTGAAGTTGGAGATATGGTATATTTGAAAATGGCTCCCTACAGATTAGCAGCTTTTGGTTTCAGAGGAGCTCTGAAGTTGCAAAACAAGTATTATGGGCCATTCTTAATTATCCAAAAAGTGGGCAAGTTGGCTTACAAATTGCAGTTTCCAAATCATGTGCAGATTCACCCTTTTTTCATGCCAGCCAATTGAAAAAGCACATTGGCAGTAAATCCATTCCCAGCCCCAATCTGCCAATGGTAGCAGCTGATGGCACTATTAAAACAGGACCTGCAGCAGCGTTGCAAGTGAGGCAAATTCCCAGGCATAATCTACCTGTGGTCCAGTGGTATATACAGTGGGAAGATTTATCTCCTGAAGAAGCGACTTGGGAAGATGCAGATTTCATCAAGTACACATTCCCAGCCTTTTTCAAGACCACTACGCAAGCATGGCGTGCAAATCAGCAACCGCCGTGAGGACACGTCGTTTCTCAAGGAGAGGGCAATATCAGGCATATTCAGTCAGTCCTGATGAAGATTCAGTTAGGTGTAGCGATTCCGGCAACATACCGCTTCAGACAATGGACGACTACGATGGCTCTCAGTAGAATCCCCACCGTAGGAACCGTTGTACTGTAGCATTTCCCGTTTTCACCTGTGCGCTAGCTGTCAGTGCCAGCCTTATAACCAGCCGGGCTGTGGCTGGAGAGGCCATTCTGAATTCCCCAATTATGCATCATGGGCTAGAACCCTAATACTCTTGCTCCGAATACTCTCAATATACGTCAGATCCCGCGAGATTACCAATTTTCCTTGCCATACTCGCTTACTCCAACCCATAGATCCACTCGGGCCTGACACTCTTGTGGTTTGAGAGTCGATTTCAGGGGCAGGAAGATGGTTTGGATTCATAAAGATTAGTTACCGCACACCAcctgtttgatgaaatgcccgcAGCACGCTGCAGCGACGTCTTCTTCTCCTCTCTTCGCGGGCGCTCGCCGGTCCACGCTGCCACCCATAAATGTTGACAAGTCACCGTCTAAAAGGTTGTCCCAGAAGGTATAGCCTGAATCTAGTTGATGTGCTCTCATACACCTTTAGATTTTTTTACTTCTTTACAATAATAGGTAATTTTTCTGTAGTTTCGGTTACTTGCTATAATAGAAACTGCTGATTTCAAACGCTAGCAAGTTCTTCACATGGACAAGACATAAGTGGGAATGCTATTGCTGCTCCATGCTCCTGGCTTTAGTTAAATATGGACCTCATTATCCTGTAGGAATTAATCATTCTTTTCGTGGCAGCAACATATTAATCTAGTTCTAGTCTCTAATCTTTATGCTGCACATGCTTTCTGTACGTTGAATTAGTTTCCTATCTAGTTCAATGTAGATTCTGATTCTAGCTCCTAGACTTGTGCTCAAGTGTCTTTCATTTAACAGATGACTGCAAAGAAGGCTGCCAATAAAGAGCTGAAAGGGATGATGAAGACTGTCAGGATTGAAGATATAGATGTATGCAACACCTGTTGTGTACCAGACTCGTCATTTGCTTGCTTATTTTTCCTgtctattttttttgaattacatcTGAATCCATACCTGTTGTTATAATCCGTAGAGCATGCACGACGAGATGATGGATCTTATGGATGCGAGCAATGAAATACAAGAAACTCTTGGTAGAAGCTACAATGTCCCAGATGACATCGATGAGGAGCAACTTATGGGCGGTATGGCTCTTATTTCTAGTTGGTTGTTATTGAATATTTCAAAGACTTAGTGAGTCAAC is drawn from Aegilops tauschii subsp. strangulata cultivar AL8/78 chromosome 1, Aet v6.0, whole genome shotgun sequence and contains these coding sequences:
- the LOC109750458 gene encoding vacuolar protein sorting-associated protein 60.2-like isoform X1 — protein: MKCPQHAAATSSSPLFAGARRSTLPPINVDKSPSKRLSQKMTAKKAANKELKGMMKTVRIEDIDSMHDEMMDLMDASNEIQETLGRSYNVPDDIDEEQLMGELDALEADMDFESNSVPSYLQPDKETDLDSELNLPAAPSGHATIPANRQQEDELGLPTVPHASIPPGLLYFQLHQANLH
- the LOC109750458 gene encoding vacuolar protein sorting-associated protein 60.2-like isoform X2 gives rise to the protein MKCPQHAAATSSSPLFAGARRSTLPPINVDKSPSKRLSQKMTAKKAANKELKGMMKTVRIEDIDSMHDEMMDLMDASNEIQETLGRSYNVPDDIDEEQLMGELDALEADMDFESNSVPSYLQPDKETDLDSELNLPAAPSGHATIPANRQQEDELGLPTVPHASIPPGQEGEVGLPRIQ